Proteins from a genomic interval of Zingiber officinale cultivar Zhangliang chromosome 2A, Zo_v1.1, whole genome shotgun sequence:
- the LOC122041332 gene encoding 60S ribosomal protein L26-1-like: MKYNPRVSSSRRKCRKAHFSAPSSVRRILMSAPLSTDLRNKYNVRSVPVRKDDEVQVVRGSYKGREGKVVQVYRRKWVIHVERITREKVNGSTVNVGINPSKVVITKLKLDKDRKALLDRKASGRAADKSKGKFTVDEVAAGGAPSLQEID; encoded by the coding sequence ATGAAGTACAACCCGAGAGTGTCGAGCTCCCGCCGGAAGTGCCGGAAGGCGCACTTCTCGGCCCCCTCCAGCGTCCGGCGGATTCTCATGAGCGCGCCTCTCTCGACCGATCTAAGGAACAAGTACAACGTGAGGTCCGTCCCGGTGCGCAAGGACGATGAGGTCCAGGTGGTCCGTGGCAGTTACAAGGGCCGCGAGGGCAAGGTCGTGCAGGTCTACCGCCGGAAGTGGGTGATCCACGTCGAGCGCATCACCCGCGAGAAGGTCAACGGCTCCACCGTTAACGTCGGCATCAACCCCTCCAAGGTGGTCATCACGAAGCTCAAGCTCGACAAGGATCGCAAGGCCCTCCTTGATCGCAAGGCCAGCGGCCGCGCCGCCGACAAGTCCAAGGGCAAGTTCACGGTGGACGAAGTCGCCGCTGGCGGAGCTCCTTCTCTCCAGGAGATTGACTGA